A genomic region of uncultured Roseibium sp. contains the following coding sequences:
- a CDS encoding tripartite tricarboxylate transporter TctB family protein, translating to MALDRWLALVILLICLAYGYAAYFTMDALLPPIMKRSPIWPSSFPKVLVIGGILLSLSVLLGLEKSPEKKDAADINLSRLHEYKVGQAVLLLALMVAYALLLRPLGFLASTFLFLTVGSFILGERRYVMMGLVGAIAAGTVWYLVDVVLGIFLSPFPFFVSGG from the coding sequence ATGGCGCTCGACCGCTGGCTGGCCCTAGTCATCCTGCTGATCTGTCTGGCCTATGGCTATGCAGCCTATTTCACCATGGACGCGCTGCTGCCGCCGATCATGAAGCGCAGTCCGATCTGGCCATCGAGCTTTCCAAAGGTTCTGGTGATCGGGGGCATCCTGTTGTCCCTGTCCGTCCTCCTGGGCCTGGAAAAGTCTCCCGAAAAGAAGGACGCCGCAGATATCAATCTGTCGCGTCTGCATGAATACAAGGTCGGCCAGGCGGTGCTGCTGCTCGCCCTGATGGTTGCCTATGCGCTGCTGCTGCGGCCTCTCGGTTTTCTTGCATCCACCTTCCTGTTCCTGACGGTCGGCAGCTTCATCCTCGGTGAGCGCCGCTATGTCATGATGGGGCTCGTTGGTGCCATCGCGGCCGGCACGGTCTGGTACCTGGTGGACGTGGTGCTCGGGATTTTCCTGAGTCCTTTCCCATTTTTCGTAAGCGGGGGCTGA
- a CDS encoding tripartite tricarboxylate transporter substrate-binding protein codes for MTLMKMTRRVVLAAAAASLSFATPTFADEVVDSIHFLIPGGAGGGWDGTARGTGEALTKAGLVGSASYENMSGGGGGKAIGYLIENADSNHGTLMVNSTPIVIRSLTGVFPQNFRDLTLVAGTIGDYAALVVPADSAIQDVNGLIEAFKADPAGTAVGGGSVPGGMDHLVAAMVFQAAGADPVALKYVPYDGGGKTMAGLLSGEVQAVSTGFSEAVELAKAGEVRIIGVTAPERVDAYADAPTMVEQGNDTTFVNWRGFFAAPGLPADKLAAYQAAIAQMYDTAEWEEVRARNGWVNIHNPGDDFRTFLEGQEQVIGDLMKQLGFL; via the coding sequence ATGACACTTATGAAGATGACCCGCCGGGTCGTTCTGGCGGCTGCTGCCGCGTCTCTTTCATTCGCAACACCGACCTTCGCCGACGAAGTCGTCGACAGCATTCACTTCCTGATCCCGGGCGGTGCAGGCGGCGGCTGGGACGGAACCGCGCGCGGAACGGGTGAAGCCCTGACAAAAGCCGGTCTTGTCGGCTCCGCATCCTATGAAAACATGTCCGGCGGCGGTGGCGGCAAGGCCATCGGCTACCTGATCGAAAACGCCGACAGCAACCACGGCACGCTCATGGTCAACTCGACCCCGATCGTGATCCGTTCGCTGACAGGCGTGTTCCCGCAGAACTTCCGCGACCTGACCCTGGTTGCCGGCACGATCGGTGACTACGCGGCACTCGTGGTGCCTGCGGACAGCGCGATCCAGGACGTCAACGGCCTGATCGAAGCCTTCAAGGCTGACCCGGCAGGAACTGCTGTTGGCGGCGGCTCCGTTCCGGGCGGCATGGACCACCTCGTTGCAGCCATGGTTTTCCAGGCAGCCGGCGCTGATCCGGTCGCGCTGAAATACGTTCCGTATGACGGCGGCGGCAAGACAATGGCCGGCCTTCTCTCCGGCGAAGTCCAGGCTGTTTCCACCGGCTTTTCGGAAGCTGTCGAACTGGCCAAGGCAGGTGAAGTCCGCATCATCGGCGTGACGGCTCCCGAGCGTGTGGACGCCTATGCCGACGCACCGACCATGGTGGAGCAAGGCAACGACACGACCTTCGTCAACTGGCGCGGTTTCTTCGCAGCACCCGGTCTGCCGGCTGACAAGCTGGCTGCCTACCAGGCTGCAATTGCCCAGATGTACGACACGGCGGAGTGGGAAGAAGTCCGCGCACGCAACGGCTGGGTCAACATCCACAACCCAGGTGATGATTTCCGCACCTTCCTGGAAGGACAGGAGCAGGTGATCGGCGATCTGATGAAGCAGCTCGGCTTCCTCTAA
- a CDS encoding response regulator transcription factor, giving the protein MRFLLIEDNEKLAKAIVDRLSLDGHVVDHAPDLETAADCLASTAYELILLDIMLPDGDGRTFLETHRTGDNDTPVIVLTARSEVSDRVRMLDLGADDYITKPFDFSELEARCRAVLRRRQGAARNQKTFEDVVFDPLAGTVAVAGEVSDLRNRELRLLEVFFSAPDMIFSKSHLVDRLFSYDEDVSENAIEVYVGRVRKKLQGGRVRIETVRGVGYRMTAT; this is encoded by the coding sequence ATGCGCTTCCTGCTGATCGAGGACAATGAAAAACTGGCAAAAGCCATTGTTGATCGGCTGAGTCTGGACGGGCATGTGGTCGATCACGCACCCGACCTGGAGACCGCTGCGGACTGTCTGGCCAGTACGGCCTACGAACTGATTCTGCTCGACATCATGCTCCCGGACGGGGACGGCCGAACCTTTCTCGAGACCCACCGCACGGGCGACAACGACACACCGGTGATCGTCCTGACCGCACGCTCTGAAGTGTCGGACCGCGTTCGTATGCTCGATCTCGGTGCCGACGACTACATCACCAAGCCGTTCGATTTTTCCGAGTTGGAAGCCAGGTGCCGCGCCGTGCTGCGGCGCCGGCAGGGAGCGGCCCGCAATCAGAAGACTTTCGAGGACGTGGTTTTCGATCCCTTGGCAGGGACCGTCGCCGTCGCGGGAGAAGTCTCCGACCTCAGGAACCGCGAACTGCGCCTGCTGGAAGTCTTCTTCTCCGCGCCGGACATGATCTTTTCAAAATCGCATCTGGTCGACCGGCTGTTTTCCTATGACGAGGACGTTTCGGAAAATGCGATCGAGGTCTATGTCGGCCGGGTGCGCAAGAAGTTGCAGGGCGGCCGCGTCAGGATCGAGACGGTGCGCGGCGTCGGCTACCGGATGACCGCCACATGA
- a CDS encoding sensor histidine kinase — protein sequence MTTVHARGSLRRRLLLQLLLVAAILSVALYFTVRALAQQAAETTQDNILIASATAISEAARAERGQILVDVPYSALSMLGSIAEERVFYRVTADDLTVTGYDDLPMPPAASDAGEPVFATAIYKSDEVRVAALPRRLTVGDETVILTVLVAQTRLGLAAVSLQISIAAAAAGVGFFLLSGALSWFATNNAMRPLNRLAQSVERRGPQDLSPVATSAPTELVPLLQSLNTFMARLSASLARTEDFIAEAAHHVRTPLATVRTQSEIAMRSVRKPENKQILREVIRAADESSRSAGQLLDHAMVALRSDNLEKERLNMKDLAQDVIRSISPTADLKDIRITCSGSDTTSSVEGDPILLQNALRNLLDNAVKYSPEDSRIKVEISEAAATVQVDVLDEGRGLGDGDRQHLTERFGRGNNVKDIIGSGLGLTIVDEVVRAHGGMLALTDNPEGRGTCASITLPSA from the coding sequence ATGACAACCGTCCACGCGCGCGGCTCCCTTCGCAGACGCCTTCTGCTTCAGCTCCTTCTGGTGGCGGCAATTCTCTCCGTCGCGCTTTACTTCACCGTGCGCGCACTCGCGCAGCAGGCCGCAGAGACGACACAGGACAACATTCTGATCGCCTCCGCCACGGCGATTTCGGAGGCGGCCCGGGCCGAACGCGGCCAGATCCTCGTGGACGTCCCCTATTCCGCCCTATCCATGCTCGGCTCAATAGCGGAAGAGCGGGTTTTCTACCGCGTCACGGCGGACGATCTGACCGTGACCGGCTATGATGACCTGCCCATGCCGCCGGCGGCCTCGGACGCGGGGGAGCCGGTCTTCGCCACGGCGATCTACAAGAGTGACGAAGTGCGCGTCGCCGCGCTTCCGCGGCGTCTCACCGTGGGCGACGAGACCGTAATCCTGACGGTACTGGTCGCCCAGACGCGCCTCGGGCTCGCAGCCGTTTCGCTGCAGATCTCCATCGCGGCGGCGGCCGCCGGCGTCGGCTTCTTCCTGCTGTCGGGTGCGCTCAGCTGGTTTGCCACCAACAATGCGATGCGCCCGCTCAACAGGCTTGCACAGTCCGTCGAACGCCGCGGCCCGCAGGATCTCAGTCCCGTGGCGACATCCGCGCCGACGGAGCTGGTTCCGCTGCTTCAGTCCCTCAACACCTTCATGGCCCGCCTGAGCGCCTCCCTCGCGCGCACGGAGGATTTCATCGCCGAGGCGGCCCATCACGTCCGCACGCCGCTGGCAACGGTGCGGACCCAGTCCGAAATCGCAATGCGCAGCGTGCGCAAGCCGGAGAACAAGCAGATCCTGCGCGAAGTGATCCGTGCTGCGGACGAAAGCTCACGCTCTGCCGGGCAGCTTCTAGATCATGCCATGGTGGCGCTGCGCTCCGACAACCTGGAAAAGGAACGTCTGAACATGAAGGATCTCGCCCAGGACGTGATCCGGTCGATCAGCCCGACGGCGGACTTGAAGGACATCCGCATCACCTGTTCCGGTTCCGACACCACAAGCTCGGTCGAAGGGGATCCCATCCTCCTGCAGAACGCCCTGCGCAATCTGCTCGACAATGCGGTCAAATATTCGCCCGAGGACAGCCGGATCAAGGTCGAGATATCGGAAGCCGCGGCCACCGTTCAGGTCGATGTGCTCGACGAAGGCCGGGGACTTGGTGACGGCGACCGGCAACACTTGACGGAGCGCTTCGGGCGGGGAAACAACGTGAAGGACATCATCGGCTCGGGCCTCGGCCTGACGATCGTGGACGAAGTCGTGCGGGCACACGGCGGAATGCTGGCCTTGACCGACAATCCGGAAGGGAGAGGAACGTGCGCCTCCATCACTTTGCCTTCGGCCTGA
- a CDS encoding ABC transporter substrate-binding protein, whose product MRLHHFAFGLIASLILLATTAHAFVAEEERLFDVDNPSATLNIISTADLDIFAPLVDAFQERNPTIRVRYVTASSSELMKALFEEGAEFDIAISSAMDLQTKLVNDGFAERHVSAETGSLPAWAKWRDRLFAFTQEPAVLVYSREAFEGLPQPTNRDELIALLRENPDRFNGRVGTYDIRESGAGYLFATQDSRQSESLWRMAEVMGRLNARLYCCSSQMIGDVVDGQLAMAYNVLGSYAAARLEDHPDLDILQFKDFTTVMLRTVLIPKTARDTDLAGQFIDFLVSEENRQLIENLTGLPSIDPAVLQREAAFRPIRLGPGLLVYLDQLKRRTFIRAWLNAMVQP is encoded by the coding sequence GTGCGCCTCCATCACTTTGCCTTCGGCCTGATCGCAAGTCTGATCCTGCTGGCGACCACGGCGCATGCATTCGTCGCCGAAGAGGAACGTTTGTTCGACGTCGACAATCCGTCGGCAACGCTGAACATCATTTCTACTGCCGACCTCGACATCTTCGCCCCCCTTGTCGATGCCTTTCAGGAGCGCAACCCGACAATACGCGTGCGCTATGTGACAGCGTCGAGCAGCGAGCTCATGAAGGCCCTTTTCGAGGAAGGTGCTGAATTCGACATCGCGATCTCTTCCGCCATGGACCTGCAGACCAAGCTCGTCAATGACGGATTTGCCGAACGGCATGTCTCCGCTGAAACCGGCTCCCTGCCCGCCTGGGCGAAATGGCGGGACCGGCTGTTTGCCTTCACGCAGGAACCAGCGGTTCTGGTCTATTCCCGGGAGGCCTTCGAGGGCCTTCCGCAGCCCACGAACCGGGACGAGTTGATCGCGCTTCTGCGCGAAAATCCGGACAGGTTCAATGGCCGCGTCGGCACATACGATATCCGGGAAAGCGGTGCCGGGTATCTCTTCGCAACGCAGGACTCCCGGCAATCTGAATCGCTGTGGCGCATGGCCGAAGTCATGGGAAGACTGAATGCCAGGCTCTATTGCTGTTCAAGCCAGATGATCGGAGACGTCGTCGATGGCCAATTGGCCATGGCCTATAACGTTCTCGGCAGCTACGCGGCCGCGCGCCTGGAAGACCACCCGGATCTGGATATCCTCCAGTTCAAGGATTTCACGACCGTGATGCTGCGCACGGTTCTGATCCCGAAGACTGCCCGGGATACGGATTTGGCCGGCCAGTTCATCGATTTCCTTGTTTCGGAGGAAAACCGCCAGCTCATCGAAAACCTGACCGGATTGCCCTCGATCGACCCGGCCGTCCTGCAACGGGAAGCCGCCTTCAGGCCGATCCGGCTCGGTCCAGGCCTATTGGTCTACCTGGATCAGCTCAAGCGCAGAACCTTCATCCGCGCCTGGCTGAACGCTATGGTGCAGCCATGA
- the rraA gene encoding ribonuclease E activity regulator RraA, with the protein MNTTVTFHPTCDLNDAHPGKVRLVQLPFRDFGRKPTFAGRIRTALMVEDTKLVQEELFSAKGDGGVIVLDGGGSMRTALLGDRMADRLINNGWAGIVINGAVRDAQMLAGLDLGIKALGTSPVRSAKAGTGAIDVPVAFGSVLIEPGMFIYCDADGVLVTDEPLTL; encoded by the coding sequence GTGAACACGACCGTGACTTTTCATCCGACATGCGACCTCAACGATGCCCATCCGGGCAAGGTGCGCCTCGTGCAATTGCCGTTTCGCGACTTCGGCAGGAAACCCACATTTGCCGGCAGGATCCGGACCGCATTGATGGTCGAGGACACCAAGCTCGTGCAGGAAGAGCTGTTCTCGGCCAAGGGAGATGGCGGGGTCATCGTGCTGGACGGCGGCGGCTCGATGCGCACGGCTCTGCTCGGCGACAGGATGGCGGACCGGCTCATCAACAATGGCTGGGCCGGGATCGTGATCAACGGGGCTGTCCGGGATGCGCAGATGCTCGCCGGTCTCGATCTCGGCATCAAAGCGCTTGGAACCAGCCCCGTCAGATCCGCAAAGGCGGGTACGGGTGCAATCGATGTGCCCGTTGCCTTCGGGAGCGTTCTCATCGAACCGGGCATGTTCATCTATTGCGACGCCGACGGGGTGCTTGTCACGGACGAACCGCTCACGCTCTAG
- a CDS encoding PrpF domain-containing protein — translation MPNRLRAAFYRGGTSKAVVFNGADLPEGQAVRDRIFLHVLGSPDAYGRQLNGMGGGLSSLSKVVIVKPSDRDDADVDYTFVQIAVDEPLADYGSACGNMASCVGPFAVDEGMIDLDPGRADALVRIYDTNTRRIYHSRFPVAGGKAVEEGDVSIPGVSGTGAPVVLEFLTPGGAATGRLLPTGNAVDALTVEGLGTIKASLIDAANPVVYVRAADLGKTATELPGDLDGDKDLMTRIEAVRRAGAVAMGMAETPEDVKRSNPKVAMLGPASQFMSLDGAHHDTATHDLNVRLVSMGNFHRAITLTGGMCTAVAAQVPGSLVQETAGIEGKDLRVGTPSGVLTVTADVRSGAEGAEAVSAGTFRTQRRLMEGAVLYPAKLLEEPS, via the coding sequence ATGCCAAACCGCTTGCGTGCCGCTTTCTATCGTGGCGGAACATCAAAGGCGGTCGTTTTCAACGGCGCGGACCTGCCGGAAGGACAGGCGGTCCGAGACCGGATCTTCCTGCATGTGCTCGGCAGTCCCGACGCCTATGGCCGTCAGCTGAACGGGATGGGCGGCGGGTTGTCGTCGCTGTCCAAGGTGGTGATCGTCAAGCCGTCTGATCGTGACGATGCCGATGTCGACTACACATTCGTGCAGATCGCGGTCGACGAGCCATTGGCGGACTACGGCTCGGCCTGCGGCAACATGGCGAGCTGTGTCGGTCCCTTCGCGGTCGATGAAGGCATGATCGATCTTGATCCCGGGCGGGCCGATGCGCTTGTGCGGATCTATGACACCAATACCAGGCGAATCTACCACAGCCGGTTTCCGGTCGCGGGCGGCAAGGCCGTCGAAGAGGGCGATGTTTCCATACCCGGGGTTTCGGGAACGGGGGCTCCGGTCGTTCTGGAGTTTTTGACGCCGGGCGGCGCGGCCACGGGAAGACTTCTGCCGACGGGCAACGCTGTCGACGCTTTGACGGTCGAAGGACTTGGAACGATAAAGGCCTCGCTCATCGATGCCGCCAATCCGGTCGTTTACGTGCGCGCGGCCGATCTCGGCAAGACCGCAACGGAACTGCCGGGGGACCTCGACGGTGACAAGGATCTGATGACGCGCATTGAGGCTGTCCGCCGGGCGGGAGCCGTCGCCATGGGCATGGCTGAAACGCCGGAAGACGTGAAACGGTCCAATCCCAAGGTGGCCATGCTCGGGCCGGCGTCACAGTTCATGTCGCTTGACGGCGCGCACCATGACACGGCAACCCATGACCTCAACGTGCGTCTCGTCTCCATGGGCAATTTCCACCGGGCCATCACGCTGACCGGCGGGATGTGCACGGCAGTAGCTGCACAGGTGCCCGGTTCCCTGGTTCAGGAGACCGCCGGGATCGAAGGCAAGGATCTTCGTGTCGGGACCCCATCGGGCGTGCTGACGGTCACGGCCGATGTGCGCAGCGGTGCCGAAGGGGCCGAGGCGGTGAGCGCCGGGACTTTCCGCACGCAGCGGCGCCTCATGGAGGGGGCGGTGCTGTATCCTGCAAAACTGCTGGAGGAGCCTTCGTGA
- the acnA gene encoding aconitate hydratase AcnA, giving the protein MRTHPIANSSFLAADYRGILGDRYRSLPYSLRLLAENAARHSPEGAAALEVLARNGEAVPFRPARLLLHDMLGIPALIDIMAMRNLLEEQGGDPLSVDMSLPVDLVIDHSMSINHWAHRFALQKNMDREFEVNRERFAFLKACETRFPRLRVMPPGGGICHQVNLEYLGQTVLPSNEDPGLLIPDSCLGTDSHTPMINALGIMGWGVGGLEAEAVLFGETTPVNVPRVIGLEISGAPSDDIMATDIALVIAERLRALGVVDTFVELFGPGYGTLSVADRATIANMAPEYGSTMVFCPVDERTTAYLRDTGRGEAAGNTEIYCKALDLWVTDADPAIEYDEVVQLDLGSIGRSVSGPSRPEQRIDLAKASDRLRLEGETVRRVGVPDKEHDIGDGDVIIAAITSCTNTANPRNMVTAALMARNAVDRGLKVPPHVKTSLAPGSRVVAGYLEKSGLQTSLDALGFEVAAFSCSTCNGMSGPLDPAHETAIKENDIKVIAVLSGNRNFAGRIHPLASRNMIASPPLVVAYALMGTILKEITTEPLGTDQNGNPVMLSDLWPNADEVTEIVKTFVTPEEFSTNYAAISDVNTHWNALEAGQGTYEWVPSSYISFPPFVRDIDPKTPPLSNLKGLRPLVILGDSVTTDHISPSGIITPESEAGQFLQQLGVLPRDFNSFGTRRGCSDVVVRSTYANYRLRNEMTPDKEGSWTRVEPEGHVTSIYKAIETYLDRGQKLVVIGGKEYGCGSSRDTAAKAPWLAGIRAVIVESFERIHRSNLVNMGIAPLCFPKGVTRHTLGLDGSETYDIDFDADLTGAMLTVHRKDGSYDMTPLDLRLYNDGERATFAEGGLLPRAFRNFLQGAA; this is encoded by the coding sequence GTGCGTACCCATCCGATCGCGAATTCATCATTTCTGGCGGCAGACTACCGGGGCATTCTGGGTGACAGATACCGGAGCCTGCCGTATTCCCTGCGGCTCCTCGCCGAAAACGCCGCGCGTCATTCGCCCGAGGGTGCGGCGGCGCTCGAGGTGCTTGCGCGCAACGGCGAGGCGGTGCCTTTCCGGCCGGCAAGGCTGTTGCTGCATGACATGCTGGGCATCCCGGCGCTGATCGACATCATGGCGATGCGCAACCTGCTGGAAGAGCAGGGCGGTGATCCGCTCAGCGTTGACATGAGCCTGCCCGTCGATCTCGTGATCGATCACTCCATGTCGATCAACCACTGGGCGCACAGGTTCGCCCTGCAAAAGAACATGGACCGGGAATTCGAGGTCAACCGCGAACGCTTCGCCTTCCTGAAGGCCTGCGAAACAAGGTTCCCGCGCCTTCGCGTCATGCCGCCGGGCGGCGGCATCTGCCACCAGGTGAACCTTGAATATCTCGGACAGACCGTGTTGCCCTCGAACGAAGACCCTGGTCTGCTCATTCCAGATTCCTGTCTGGGAACGGACAGCCACACGCCGATGATCAACGCGCTCGGCATCATGGGGTGGGGCGTCGGCGGCCTGGAAGCCGAGGCCGTGCTGTTCGGCGAGACCACGCCCGTCAATGTTCCGCGCGTGATCGGTCTCGAGATCAGCGGTGCTCCGTCGGACGACATCATGGCGACCGATATCGCGCTGGTGATCGCGGAACGACTACGCGCGCTCGGTGTCGTCGACACGTTCGTCGAACTCTTCGGTCCCGGATACGGAACGCTCAGCGTCGCGGATCGCGCGACCATCGCAAATATGGCGCCCGAATACGGATCGACGATGGTGTTCTGTCCGGTCGACGAGCGCACGACGGCCTATCTGCGGGACACGGGGCGCGGTGAGGCGGCCGGCAACACGGAGATCTACTGCAAGGCGCTGGACCTGTGGGTCACAGACGCTGATCCGGCGATCGAATATGACGAGGTGGTCCAGCTCGATCTCGGCAGCATCGGCCGGTCGGTCTCCGGCCCTTCGCGTCCCGAGCAGCGTATCGATCTGGCGAAGGCCAGCGACCGGCTGAGGCTTGAGGGAGAAACCGTCCGGCGTGTCGGCGTACCGGACAAGGAGCACGACATCGGCGATGGCGACGTGATCATTGCCGCGATCACCAGCTGTACCAACACGGCCAATCCGCGCAACATGGTCACGGCTGCCCTGATGGCGCGCAACGCGGTTGACCGTGGCCTGAAGGTCCCGCCTCACGTGAAGACGTCCCTCGCTCCCGGTTCCAGGGTGGTTGCCGGATATCTTGAAAAGAGCGGGCTGCAGACCTCGCTGGATGCGCTCGGGTTCGAAGTGGCCGCGTTTTCCTGTTCGACCTGCAACGGCATGTCCGGGCCGCTGGACCCGGCGCATGAAACCGCCATCAAGGAAAACGATATCAAGGTGATCGCGGTCCTTTCCGGCAACCGGAACTTCGCCGGGCGTATCCATCCGCTTGCATCCCGCAACATGATCGCTTCGCCGCCGCTCGTGGTTGCCTATGCGCTGATGGGAACAATCCTCAAGGAGATCACGACGGAACCGCTCGGTACCGACCAGAACGGCAATCCGGTGATGCTGTCGGATCTCTGGCCGAACGCGGATGAAGTGACGGAGATCGTCAAGACCTTCGTGACGCCGGAAGAATTCAGCACGAATTACGCAGCGATCAGCGACGTGAACACCCACTGGAATGCCCTTGAGGCCGGGCAGGGAACCTATGAATGGGTACCGTCCAGCTATATCTCGTTTCCGCCTTTCGTGCGCGATATCGACCCCAAGACGCCGCCCCTCAGCAATCTGAAGGGATTGCGGCCGCTGGTGATACTCGGTGACAGCGTCACGACCGACCACATATCGCCTTCCGGGATCATCACGCCTGAATCGGAAGCGGGGCAGTTCCTGCAGCAACTGGGCGTTTTACCGCGCGATTTCAATTCCTTCGGCACCCGGCGCGGCTGTTCGGACGTCGTGGTGCGCTCGACCTATGCCAATTACAGGCTGCGCAACGAAATGACACCGGACAAGGAAGGCTCCTGGACCAGGGTCGAGCCCGAAGGTCATGTCACCTCGATCTACAAGGCGATCGAGACCTATCTCGACCGGGGGCAGAAACTGGTGGTGATCGGCGGCAAGGAATATGGTTGCGGCTCATCGCGAGACACCGCGGCGAAAGCGCCCTGGCTCGCCGGGATCCGGGCCGTGATCGTGGAAAGTTTTGAGCGTATCCACCGGTCCAATCTGGTCAATATGGGGATCGCTCCGCTCTGTTTCCCGAAAGGCGTGACACGGCACACGCTCGGCCTGGACGGCAGCGAGACCTATGACATCGACTTCGATGCGGATCTGACAGGCGCCATGCTGACGGTGCACCGCAAGGACGGCAGTTACGACATGACACCGCTGGACCTGCGTCTCTATAATGACGGCGAGCGTGCGACGTTCGCCGAGGGCGGCCTCCTGCCGCGTGCGTTCCGAAACTTCCTTCAAGGAGCAGCTTGA
- a CDS encoding IclR family transcriptional regulator — translation MATNRTESVERALSILSAFSTQKPTMTLAEIAEETGLHKSTILRLTNSMQIYGFIQRDDDGRYSVGPSVWRLGLIFRRDFTRREHVAPSLRILAEATGETASFYVRVGNERVCLYRENSPNLLRFHVEEGMRLKLSTGASGLVLRHFSGDDVGDLGHFNRNGTVSTVGQTNPNISSVSTPVFKSTGELAGALTVSGLATRFDEDARASAIPLLESLAKSLMTAD, via the coding sequence ATGGCCACCAATCGCACCGAATCCGTCGAAAGGGCACTCTCGATCCTCAGCGCCTTTTCGACCCAGAAGCCCACCATGACCCTGGCGGAGATCGCCGAGGAAACAGGCTTGCACAAGAGCACGATCCTGCGCCTGACGAATTCGATGCAGATCTACGGTTTCATCCAGCGCGACGACGACGGCCGCTACAGTGTCGGTCCGAGCGTCTGGCGTCTCGGCCTGATCTTCCGGCGGGACTTCACCAGGCGGGAACATGTCGCTCCCTCGCTCCGGATCCTGGCTGAAGCGACCGGCGAAACGGCCTCGTTTTACGTGCGTGTCGGCAATGAACGTGTCTGTTTATACAGGGAAAATTCTCCCAACTTGCTTCGTTTCCATGTCGAGGAAGGCATGCGGCTGAAGCTCTCGACCGGCGCGTCCGGCCTCGTTCTGCGTCACTTCTCGGGCGACGATGTCGGCGATCTCGGGCATTTCAACAGGAACGGAACGGTCAGCACGGTGGGTCAGACCAATCCCAACATCTCCTCCGTCTCCACACCGGTTTTCAAAAGCACCGGCGAGCTTGCCGGAGCCCTCACGGTTTCGGGCCTCGCCACCCGGTTCGACGAAGACGCGCGCGCCAGCGCCATCCCCCTCCTTGAGAGCCTCGCCAAGAGCCTCATGACGGCAGACTGA
- a CDS encoding isocitrate lyase/phosphoenolpyruvate mutase family protein, protein MHKAPQPEFAKMMNHEINKAFRERLARGGAVLMPGAANALAARVIDGLGFEAVYISGAGLTNTYLGMPDLGFISLPEIAQHASAIRNVTNLPIVVDADTGFGNALNVTHTVRTLERAGASAIQLEDQVNPKRCGHFSGKDVVDLAEARSRIKAAADARIDPNFQIVARTDACATHGFDAAIERAEAFIEDGADITFIEAPRSLENIRDIPARLPGTPQLINLVVGGKTPILDLSDLDGMGFGLVLYANVALQGALKGMHDALAVLKSDGRMDEGDLVASFEVRQNAVHKDFYDDLEKRYAAD, encoded by the coding sequence ATGCACAAGGCACCCCAACCGGAGTTCGCGAAGATGATGAACCACGAAATCAACAAGGCGTTTCGGGAACGCCTCGCGCGCGGCGGCGCCGTCCTGATGCCGGGGGCAGCCAATGCCCTGGCCGCACGGGTCATCGACGGGCTCGGGTTCGAGGCGGTCTATATCTCCGGTGCTGGTCTCACCAACACCTATCTCGGCATGCCCGATCTTGGGTTCATTTCGCTGCCCGAAATCGCGCAGCACGCGTCGGCCATCCGCAACGTCACCAACCTTCCGATCGTTGTCGATGCGGACACCGGTTTCGGCAATGCGCTCAACGTCACACATACGGTGCGCACGCTTGAGCGCGCCGGGGCCAGCGCCATCCAGCTGGAGGATCAGGTCAATCCGAAACGCTGCGGACATTTTTCGGGCAAGGATGTTGTCGACCTTGCAGAAGCGCGCAGCCGGATCAAGGCAGCCGCCGACGCCCGCATCGACCCGAACTTCCAGATTGTCGCACGCACGGATGCCTGCGCGACACACGGCTTCGACGCCGCGATCGAACGCGCCGAAGCCTTCATCGAAGATGGCGCGGACATCACCTTCATCGAAGCACCGCGCAGTCTTGAGAACATTCGCGACATCCCTGCCCGGCTCCCCGGGACACCGCAATTGATCAATCTCGTTGTTGGCGGCAAAACACCTATCCTGGACTTGTCGGATCTCGATGGCATGGGTTTCGGACTGGTGCTTTATGCCAACGTCGCACTCCAGGGAGCTCTGAAGGGCATGCATGACGCCCTGGCAGTGTTGAAATCGGACGGCCGCATGGATGAAGGCGACCTCGTCGCAAGCTTCGAAGTCCGTCAGAACGCGGTCCACAAGGATTTCTACGACGACCTCGAGAAACGGTACGCGGCCGATTAG